One region of Dokdonia sp. 4H-3-7-5 genomic DNA includes:
- the pdhA gene encoding pyruvate dehydrogenase (acetyl-transferring) E1 component subunit alpha — MKKITKETYLNWYEEMLFWRKFEDKLAQVYIQQKVRGFLHLYNGQEAILAGSLHAMDLSKDKMITAYRNHVQPIGMGVDPKRVMAELFGKATGTSQGLGGSMHIFSREKGFYGGHGIVGGQIPLGAGMAFGDKYNKTGAVTLCYFGDGAARQGSLHETFNMAMLWKLPVVFCVENNGYAMGTSVARTANHEDIWKLGLGYEMPCGPVDAMNPVAVAEAMDEAIERARRGDGPTFLELKTYRYRGHSMSDAQHYRTKDEVAEYQKIDPITQIKEIILEKEYATEEEIKVMDKRVKARVAECEKFAEESPFPDVNVMYDVVYDQEEYPFIPHRL, encoded by the coding sequence ATGAAAAAGATAACCAAAGAAACATACCTTAACTGGTACGAGGAAATGCTCTTCTGGCGCAAGTTTGAAGATAAGCTAGCTCAAGTATATATACAGCAGAAAGTCCGCGGATTTCTTCACCTATACAATGGTCAAGAAGCAATCCTTGCAGGTTCATTGCATGCAATGGATTTATCTAAGGATAAAATGATTACGGCATATCGTAATCACGTACAACCTATTGGTATGGGGGTAGACCCAAAACGTGTGATGGCAGAGCTTTTTGGTAAAGCAACAGGTACTTCACAAGGTCTTGGAGGTTCTATGCATATTTTTTCTCGTGAGAAAGGATTTTACGGAGGTCACGGGATTGTAGGAGGACAGATACCTTTAGGGGCAGGAATGGCTTTTGGAGATAAGTATAATAAAACTGGAGCGGTAACACTTTGTTATTTTGGAGATGGTGCAGCTCGTCAAGGATCTTTACATGAAACGTTTAACATGGCAATGCTTTGGAAACTTCCAGTAGTATTTTGTGTTGAAAATAACGGGTATGCAATGGGAACATCTGTAGCTCGTACTGCAAACCATGAAGATATCTGGAAACTTGGATTAGGGTATGAAATGCCTTGTGGTCCTGTAGACGCTATGAATCCAGTTGCAGTAGCAGAAGCTATGGATGAAGCAATAGAGCGTGCTCGCCGTGGTGATGGACCTACATTTTTAGAACTTAAAACATACAGATATAGAGGGCACTCTATGTCTGACGCTCAGCACTATCGTACTAAAGACGAAGTAGCAGAGTATCAAAAAATAGATCCTATTACTCAGATTAAAGAAATTATTCTTGAAAAAGAATATGCAACAGAGGAAGAGATTAAAGTTATGGACAAGCGAGTAAAAGCACGTGTGGCAGAATGTGAAAAATTTGCAGAAGAAAGTCCGTTCCCAGATGTAAACGTGATGTACGATGTAGTGTACGATCAAGAAGAATATCCATTTATACCTCATAGACTTTAA
- a CDS encoding ABC transporter ATP-binding protein: MIEVKEIRKSFGDNEVLKGFSTKFESGKTNLIIGTSGSGKTVFLKTMLGLFKPDSGQIIYDGNPYSELDDEHQRDLREQIGMVFQGSALFDSMTVEENIAFPLKMFTKMKKKERIERANVVINRVNLENANHKLPSEISGGMQKRVAIARSIVNNPKYLFCDEPNSGLDPNTATVIDNLIREITIEQDITTIINTHDMNSVMEIGDHIVYLQKGHLAWEGTKNEIFKTDNKDVTNFVYSSNLFKMVREAQNS, encoded by the coding sequence ATGATTGAAGTAAAAGAAATACGAAAGTCATTTGGTGACAACGAAGTCTTAAAAGGATTCTCAACCAAGTTTGAATCTGGTAAGACTAATCTTATTATAGGCACTTCTGGATCTGGTAAAACGGTATTCTTAAAAACGATGTTAGGCCTTTTTAAGCCCGACAGCGGACAAATAATCTACGATGGTAATCCATACTCAGAACTTGATGATGAGCACCAACGTGATCTTAGAGAGCAGATAGGGATGGTTTTTCAAGGCAGCGCCTTGTTTGACTCCATGACTGTAGAAGAAAACATCGCTTTCCCGCTCAAGATGTTCACAAAGATGAAAAAGAAGGAACGCATAGAAAGAGCAAATGTGGTCATCAACCGCGTTAATCTAGAGAATGCAAACCATAAGTTACCTTCAGAAATATCTGGAGGAATGCAAAAGCGTGTAGCTATCGCTAGATCTATTGTAAACAATCCAAAATACTTGTTTTGTGATGAGCCTAACTCTGGACTAGATCCTAATACTGCTACCGTAATTGATAATCTTATTAGAGAGATTACCATAGAGCAAGATATTACAACCATCATTAATACGCATGACATGAACTCTGTGATGGAAATAGGGGATCATATTGTGTACCTTCAAAAAGGCCACCTAGCCTGGGAAGGAACTAAAAATGAAATCTTTAAAACAGATAATAAAGACGTTACAAATTTTGTGTACTCCTCAAACCTATTTAAAATGGTAAGAGAAGCTCAAAACTCTTAA
- a CDS encoding SDR family NAD(P)-dependent oxidoreductase, translating into MKRIIITGTSRGIGFELAKKFAKEGHQVLALSRKHTPCADLNLQNLTAFPFDITDQSHFQKVIDFIESDWEGVDVLINNAGALLNKPFAETTVADFEMIYKVNVFGVAELTRTVLPYMTAGAHVVTVSSMGGIQGSMKFPGLAAYSSSKGAVITWSELLAEEYKEQSIAFNVLALGAVQTEMLEEAFPGYEAPLTAIQMADYLSNFALTGNQFYNGKVLQVSASTP; encoded by the coding sequence ATGAAAAGAATCATAATTACAGGTACGAGTAGAGGGATAGGTTTTGAGCTTGCTAAGAAGTTTGCAAAAGAAGGGCACCAAGTACTTGCCCTTTCGCGAAAGCATACTCCTTGTGCAGATTTAAATTTACAGAATCTCACTGCTTTTCCATTTGATATTACAGACCAATCACATTTTCAAAAAGTCATAGATTTTATTGAAAGTGATTGGGAAGGAGTAGATGTGCTCATAAATAATGCGGGCGCTTTACTTAATAAGCCATTTGCAGAGACTACCGTTGCAGATTTTGAGATGATATACAAAGTAAACGTGTTTGGCGTTGCCGAGTTAACGCGTACGGTACTTCCATATATGACAGCTGGTGCACATGTAGTAACGGTGTCTAGTATGGGCGGAATCCAAGGAAGCATGAAGTTTCCAGGCCTTGCTGCTTACAGCTCAAGTAAAGGAGCGGTTATTACATGGAGCGAACTCTTAGCTGAAGAATACAAGGAACAGAGCATAGCATTTAATGTACTTGCTTTAGGAGCTGTACAAACAGAAATGCTAGAAGAAGCATTCCCTGGGTATGAAGCGCCATTGACGGCAATACAAATGGCAGATTATCTATCTAATTTTGCGTTAACAGGAAATCAATTTTACAACGGTAAAGTATTGCAAGTTTCTGCTAGCACGCCGTAA
- a CDS encoding mannose-1-phosphate guanylyltransferase, translating into MENTKNYYALLMAGGVGSRFWPVSTQAFPKQFHDMLGTGETLLQKTFNRLAKIVPEDQILILTNTDYNDLVKEQLPNIKQKNIVLEPAMRNTAPCILLSALKVEKENPDAVMVVAPSDAWIEDEDAFVEDLQKAFDAAQQEETIVTLGIQPSFPNTGYGYINYDKSDNAFAKAVKRFTEKPDYPTAKEFVASGEYLWNAGMFIWSVKTVVNSFKSFLPDMYGLLNEGNAVYNLPEEQDFINEAYPKAENISIDFGVMEKHQNVKVVPATFDWNDLGTWGSLYDKMEGASGKDAVVNARIIATNTSGNIIRTASNKVVVVDGLKDYIIVEKEDVLVIVPKSKEQDIKEIRNEVQSKFGNNLG; encoded by the coding sequence ATGGAAAATACTAAGAATTATTACGCATTGTTAATGGCTGGAGGTGTAGGCTCTAGATTTTGGCCCGTGAGTACTCAGGCTTTTCCAAAACAGTTTCATGATATGCTTGGCACCGGGGAAACCTTGTTGCAAAAGACATTCAATCGTCTAGCTAAGATTGTTCCAGAAGATCAAATTCTCATACTTACTAATACAGATTATAATGATCTCGTAAAGGAGCAGCTCCCTAATATCAAACAAAAAAACATCGTTCTTGAGCCTGCAATGCGTAACACGGCACCCTGTATCCTTCTTTCTGCATTAAAGGTGGAAAAAGAAAACCCTGATGCGGTGATGGTCGTAGCTCCTAGTGATGCGTGGATAGAAGATGAAGACGCCTTTGTAGAAGATCTTCAGAAAGCTTTTGATGCAGCTCAACAAGAAGAAACTATAGTCACTTTAGGCATACAGCCTAGCTTTCCAAATACGGGTTACGGTTATATAAATTATGATAAAAGTGATAACGCTTTCGCGAAAGCGGTAAAACGTTTTACAGAAAAACCCGATTATCCTACTGCCAAAGAATTTGTAGCAAGTGGAGAATATCTCTGGAATGCAGGTATGTTTATATGGAGTGTAAAAACTGTCGTAAACAGTTTTAAGTCTTTTTTGCCGGATATGTACGGTTTACTCAATGAGGGTAATGCAGTGTATAATCTCCCAGAAGAACAAGATTTTATAAATGAGGCGTACCCCAAAGCAGAGAATATAAGTATCGATTTTGGAGTGATGGAGAAGCATCAAAATGTAAAAGTAGTCCCAGCAACTTTTGACTGGAATGACCTAGGTACTTGGGGATCTCTCTATGATAAAATGGAAGGGGCTTCTGGAAAAGATGCCGTTGTAAATGCGCGTATCATCGCAACAAATACTTCAGGAAACATCATTAGAACTGCTAGTAATAAAGTGGTAGTAGTAGACGGACTTAAAGATTATATTATCGTCGAAAAAGAAGATGTTCTCGTTATTGTACCTAAAAGCAAGGAGCAAGACATCAAAGAAATACGCAATGAGGTGCAGTCTAAATTTGGTAATAACTTAGGATAG
- a CDS encoding DUF389 domain-containing protein produces MENKDNIGANPDPKPSELNIDPNENMRDEAKGLWESIKEFLSDLLDIREDTDRSTTVEAIRKDIPFKGHNAWILIFSIFVASIGLNVSSTAVVIGAMLISPLMGPIVGIGLSIAINDAIMMKRSFVNLAVMIVLSVLTATLYFSLSPVKEVTPELMARTWPTILDVFIAIFGGLALIVAKTKSGTIASVIFGVAIATALMPPLCTVGYGLSQSIIGNSEGLYWALGALYLFSINAVFIALATFTVSKLLKFPLVKYANQKTRKRTTRMATLIAVLVLVPSVWTFLRLLNQQIFITKAKAFVTNTIKYEGAEIVKETDDADNRRVDLYLIGKLVPQNLIAQWEDEFKKTEDCENCTLVVHQGADQSGELAARLSTEVRSGILEDLYVKNQEAMTSKDEQIRLLENEVTQLRGTALPFASMRNEAKINYDGLKRFGYATEITTDFSGGIDTLTVVRVEWADSLSQSARNKQQEKLGQWIKERFSLDTVVVNGNVWRKK; encoded by the coding sequence GTGGAAAACAAAGATAATATAGGGGCAAATCCAGATCCAAAGCCCAGCGAACTCAATATTGATCCTAACGAGAATATGAGAGATGAGGCAAAGGGTCTCTGGGAAAGTATAAAGGAATTTTTAAGTGATCTTCTTGATATTAGAGAAGATACAGATAGATCTACTACGGTAGAGGCTATTCGTAAAGACATACCTTTTAAAGGTCATAACGCGTGGATTCTTATTTTTTCCATTTTTGTTGCGAGTATTGGACTCAATGTAAGTAGTACCGCTGTAGTAATAGGCGCCATGCTTATAAGTCCGCTTATGGGACCTATAGTTGGCATTGGGCTTTCTATAGCGATAAATGACGCTATCATGATGAAGCGATCATTTGTAAACCTTGCAGTGATGATAGTGCTAAGTGTGCTTACGGCTACCTTATATTTTAGTTTATCGCCGGTTAAAGAAGTCACACCAGAATTAATGGCGCGTACTTGGCCTACTATATTAGATGTGTTTATTGCAATTTTTGGTGGTCTTGCGCTTATTGTTGCTAAGACAAAATCAGGTACTATTGCTAGTGTGATCTTTGGTGTTGCAATTGCTACTGCCTTAATGCCACCACTATGTACTGTAGGTTATGGTCTTTCTCAATCCATTATAGGAAATAGCGAAGGACTTTACTGGGCGTTAGGAGCATTATATCTTTTCTCCATTAATGCTGTGTTTATAGCACTTGCTACATTTACCGTATCAAAACTTCTAAAATTTCCGTTAGTTAAATATGCAAACCAAAAGACTAGAAAGCGTACGACGCGTATGGCAACTCTTATTGCTGTATTAGTTTTAGTACCTAGTGTTTGGACATTTTTAAGATTGCTTAATCAGCAAATTTTTATAACTAAAGCAAAGGCTTTTGTTACAAATACTATTAAATATGAAGGTGCAGAGATTGTAAAAGAAACAGATGATGCCGACAATAGACGTGTAGATCTTTATCTTATAGGGAAGCTAGTCCCGCAAAATCTCATTGCTCAATGGGAGGATGAATTTAAGAAGACTGAAGACTGTGAGAATTGTACCCTAGTTGTACATCAAGGCGCAGATCAAAGTGGCGAACTTGCAGCAAGATTAAGTACAGAGGTGCGCTCTGGTATTCTTGAGGATTTATATGTAAAAAATCAAGAAGCAATGACTTCTAAAGATGAGCAAATTCGTCTTCTTGAGAATGAGGTGACCCAACTTCGTGGGACAGCCTTACCATTTGCATCTATGCGCAATGAGGCAAAAATTAATTATGATGGGCTTAAAAGATTTGGTTATGCTACAGAGATTACTACAGACTTTTCTGGTGGTATTGATACCTTAACGGTAGTTCGAGTAGAATGGGCAGATAGCTTGTCCCAAAGCGCAAGAAATAAACAGCAGGAAAAACTAGGGCAATGGATAAAAGAGCGTTTTAGTCTCGATACCGTAGTAGTAAATGGTAATGTTTGGAGAAAGAAATAA
- a CDS encoding alkaline phosphatase: MNIQSISKYLSLCVIGMTISCASVSSTAQNKKPKNIILMIADGTGLSQISASQYYNTQPSNYDRFKTIGLIKTSSASDLITDSASGATAFSTGLKTYNGAIGVNTDTIAAPTILEDLEKRGFATGVIATSTITHATPASFYAHQKFRKMELEIAEDIINSGVDFFAGGGRKFFENREDGNNLVATLESKGYEIYLDRLDPMLSLKKDKNYGFLLADSGMPKFLDGRGSFLYDATKLGIKKLSQNKKGFFLMVEGSQVDWGGHNNDSEYLISELIDFDTVIGQVLDYAEKDGNTLVIVTADHETGGFTLASKAGDYNTIEPSFSTGGHSATMVPVFAYGPGASEFMGIYENTAIHAKMKKLLKQQ, encoded by the coding sequence TGTAAGCAGTACAGCACAAAATAAAAAACCTAAGAACATTATACTTATGATAGCAGATGGTACTGGTTTGAGCCAGATTTCTGCTAGTCAATATTATAATACGCAGCCGTCTAATTATGATCGCTTCAAAACAATAGGACTCATTAAAACTTCTTCGGCAAGTGATTTAATTACAGACTCGGCTAGTGGAGCTACGGCTTTTTCTACAGGTTTAAAAACGTATAACGGAGCCATTGGAGTTAATACAGACACCATCGCTGCACCAACTATTCTTGAAGATTTAGAAAAAAGAGGTTTTGCTACAGGTGTTATCGCAACTTCAACCATCACTCATGCGACTCCTGCTAGTTTTTATGCTCATCAAAAGTTTAGAAAGATGGAGTTAGAAATTGCCGAAGATATCATTAACTCTGGCGTTGACTTTTTTGCTGGTGGAGGACGTAAATTTTTTGAAAATAGAGAAGATGGAAATAATCTCGTAGCAACACTCGAGTCTAAGGGCTATGAAATATACTTAGACAGACTCGATCCTATGCTTTCATTAAAAAAAGATAAAAACTATGGTTTCTTACTAGCAGACAGTGGGATGCCTAAATTTTTAGACGGTCGTGGTTCTTTCTTGTATGACGCTACTAAACTTGGAATCAAGAAACTTTCTCAAAATAAGAAAGGCTTTTTCTTAATGGTAGAAGGTTCTCAAGTAGACTGGGGCGGACATAATAATGATAGTGAGTACTTAATAAGCGAACTTATAGACTTTGACACGGTGATAGGTCAAGTGCTTGATTATGCTGAAAAGGATGGCAACACACTCGTTATTGTAACTGCAGATCATGAAACGGGTGGCTTTACACTTGCATCAAAAGCGGGAGATTATAACACGATAGAACCATCATTTTCTACAGGCGGACACAGTGCTACGATGGTACCAGTTTTTGCTTACGGACCTGGCGCTTCTGAGTTCATGGGAATCTATGAGAATACTGCTATTCATGCCAAAATGAAGAAATTACTAAAACAGCAGTAG
- a CDS encoding pyruvate dehydrogenase complex dihydrolipoamide acetyltransferase: MAEVINMPRLSDTMEEGTVATWLKKVGDKVEEGDILAEIETDKATMEFESFNEGVLLHIGIEEGQTAKVDVLLAIIGEEGEDISGLLNGGDASAKSGEDEASSSDEKKETASQDETNDASSDEEESADDGSDIPEGVVVVTMPRLSDTMEEGTVATWLKAVGDKVEEGDILAEIETDKATMEFESFQSGTLLHIGIDEGETANVDALLAIIGPEGTDVSSVVKSGGANKKEAPKKEEKKEAPKADKKADAPKAAPKKENNTNSASGSSKPATNTTGGRIFVSPLAKKIADEKGINLSQVKGSGENGRIVKSDVENFTPSASQSSGAGVQQFVATGEESFEEIENSQMRKAIARGLGKSKFTAPHYYLNVEFNMENMMSFRKQFNALPDTKVSFNDMIIKATSIALKQHPQVNSQWFDDKMRLNHHVHIGVAVAVPDGLVVPVVEFANEKSLQQINAEVKVLAGKARDKKLTLPEMEGSTFTISNLGMFGITDFTSIINQPNSAILSVGAIVEKPVVKDGKLAVGHTMKLTLACDHRTVDGATGAQFLQTLKTYIENPVLMLA, encoded by the coding sequence ATGGCAGAAGTAATTAACATGCCGCGTCTAAGCGACACGATGGAAGAAGGAACAGTCGCTACTTGGCTTAAAAAAGTAGGAGACAAAGTAGAAGAAGGAGATATCCTTGCCGAAATCGAAACAGATAAGGCAACTATGGAGTTTGAATCTTTTAATGAAGGTGTGTTATTACACATCGGGATTGAAGAAGGTCAAACTGCAAAAGTTGATGTTCTTTTAGCGATCATAGGTGAAGAAGGAGAAGATATTTCTGGATTATTAAATGGTGGTGACGCTTCTGCGAAAAGTGGAGAAGACGAAGCATCATCTTCTGATGAGAAAAAAGAGACTGCATCTCAAGATGAAACTAATGACGCATCTTCTGACGAAGAAGAATCGGCAGATGATGGATCAGATATTCCTGAAGGAGTTGTCGTAGTGACAATGCCACGTCTTTCTGATACAATGGAGGAAGGAACAGTTGCAACTTGGTTAAAGGCTGTAGGTGATAAAGTAGAAGAAGGAGATATCCTTGCTGAAATAGAAACCGATAAGGCAACTATGGAGTTTGAATCATTTCAGTCTGGCACATTATTACATATAGGTATTGATGAAGGTGAGACAGCAAATGTTGATGCGCTTCTAGCAATTATAGGTCCTGAAGGAACAGATGTTTCTAGTGTGGTTAAAAGTGGCGGAGCTAATAAAAAAGAGGCTCCAAAGAAGGAAGAAAAGAAAGAAGCCCCAAAAGCTGATAAAAAGGCAGATGCTCCAAAGGCAGCCCCAAAAAAAGAGAATAATACAAACTCTGCTTCTGGATCTTCAAAACCTGCAACAAATACTACTGGAGGACGCATATTTGTGTCTCCACTAGCAAAGAAAATTGCAGACGAGAAAGGAATTAATCTATCTCAAGTAAAAGGATCTGGAGAAAACGGACGTATCGTTAAAAGTGATGTAGAAAACTTCACACCTAGCGCTAGTCAATCTTCGGGAGCTGGGGTGCAGCAATTTGTTGCAACAGGAGAAGAAAGCTTTGAGGAAATTGAAAATTCTCAAATGCGTAAAGCAATCGCTCGCGGACTTGGTAAATCTAAATTTACAGCGCCTCATTACTACTTGAACGTTGAGTTCAATATGGAGAACATGATGAGCTTCCGTAAGCAGTTTAACGCATTACCAGACACAAAAGTTTCTTTTAATGATATGATTATTAAGGCAACGTCTATTGCTTTAAAGCAGCATCCTCAAGTAAACTCTCAGTGGTTTGATGATAAAATGCGTCTAAATCACCATGTACATATTGGTGTGGCAGTAGCAGTACCTGATGGTCTTGTTGTTCCTGTAGTAGAATTTGCAAACGAAAAGTCATTACAGCAAATTAATGCTGAGGTTAAAGTACTAGCTGGAAAGGCTCGTGATAAAAAACTTACGTTACCAGAAATGGAAGGTTCTACCTTTACAATTTCAAATTTAGGAATGTTTGGTATCACAGATTTTACTTCAATTATCAATCAGCCTAACTCTGCTATCCTATCTGTAGGAGCAATTGTAGAGAAGCCTGTGGTAAAAGATGGAAAGCTTGCTGTAGGACACACAATGAAGCTTACGCTTGCTTGTGATCACCGCACAGTAGATGGTGCAACTGGAGCACAGTTTTTACAAACGCTTAAAACGTACATTGAAAACCCAGTATTAATGCTGGCTTAG
- a CDS encoding SprT-like domain-containing protein, translating into MVEVLKKYIPERAAAPVFALIKEHAVYLKIVNERVTRHGDYRILADGQHQITINVSLNQYRFLVTLVHEIAHLVAFKKYGRAIKPHGKEWKHTFQFLMLPFIRPEIFPADLLPYLARHFKNPKASSDTDAHLSVALKNYDPPSDKNYIFELPMGSTFQIYNGKIFKKGKKRVKRYECIEVSTGRTYLFQPNAEVDIID; encoded by the coding sequence GTGGTAGAAGTCCTCAAGAAATATATCCCAGAAAGAGCGGCTGCTCCAGTTTTTGCATTAATAAAGGAACATGCTGTTTATCTCAAGATTGTAAATGAGCGAGTAACAAGGCATGGAGATTATAGAATACTGGCAGATGGACAGCACCAAATCACCATAAACGTAAGTCTTAATCAATACAGGTTTTTAGTCACTTTAGTGCATGAGATAGCGCACTTAGTTGCTTTTAAAAAGTATGGGAGAGCGATAAAACCTCATGGTAAAGAATGGAAACATACGTTTCAATTCTTGATGTTACCCTTTATAAGGCCAGAAATCTTTCCAGCAGATTTATTACCTTATCTAGCAAGGCATTTTAAAAATCCTAAAGCGAGTAGTGATACAGATGCTCATCTTTCTGTAGCGCTAAAGAACTATGACCCACCTAGTGATAAAAATTATATATTTGAATTACCCATGGGATCTACATTCCAGATTTATAATGGGAAGATATTTAAAAAGGGTAAAAAACGTGTAAAACGTTATGAATGCATAGAGGTAAGTACAGGTAGAACATATCTATTTCAGCCTAACGCAGAGGTAGACATCATAGATTAG
- a CDS encoding MlaE family ABC transporter permease, with amino-acid sequence MSYLHSIGEYFLMIKNTFVKPTKGKVLRDLIFKEIDDLIIGSLGIVAFISFFVGAVVAIQTALNLNNPLLPKSLIGFAARQSIILEFAPTFVSVIMAGKVGSFITSSIGTMRVTEQIDALEVMGINSLNYLVFPKIVAMLIYPFLIAIGMFLGIIGAYTAAVYGGFAPSNDFLSGLQQDFIPFQLFYAFFKTFLFAFLLATIPAYHGYYMRGGALEVGKASTTSFVWTSVAIILVNFITTQLLLS; translated from the coding sequence ATGTCATACCTACACTCTATAGGTGAATATTTCTTAATGATAAAAAATACCTTTGTAAAACCTACAAAGGGCAAGGTTCTTCGTGATCTTATTTTTAAAGAAATTGATGATCTAATCATTGGGTCATTAGGTATTGTTGCATTTATATCCTTCTTTGTAGGTGCTGTTGTTGCCATACAAACGGCACTCAACTTAAACAACCCGCTATTGCCAAAATCGCTAATAGGCTTTGCTGCAAGACAGTCTATTATACTTGAATTTGCTCCTACATTTGTATCTGTTATTATGGCTGGTAAGGTAGGATCATTTATAACTTCAAGCATAGGTACCATGCGTGTTACAGAGCAAATAGATGCACTAGAAGTTATGGGAATCAACTCTCTTAATTACTTAGTATTTCCTAAAATTGTTGCGATGTTAATCTATCCATTCCTTATTGCAATAGGGATGTTTTTAGGAATTATAGGTGCTTATACAGCCGCAGTATATGGAGGCTTTGCCCCTAGTAATGACTTTTTATCTGGACTTCAACAAGACTTTATACCTTTCCAACTATTCTATGCGTTTTTCAAGACATTCTTGTTTGCCTTTTTACTAGCTACTATTCCTGCATACCATGGATATTATATGAGAGGCGGAGCTCTGGAAGTAGGAAAAGCGAGTACAACTTCGTTCGTATGGACAAGTGTGGCGATTATACTAGTGAATTTTATAACCACCCAATTATTACTAAGCTAG
- a CDS encoding M28 family peptidase: protein MKNILVLVGALVLVGCGSPAPLVGVKGENVSTAPASQVTMVMPDIKKMKSVKSTMEFLASDELQGRDTGSKGIEMAAQFIEARFKDAGIKPYFENYRDPFDANGVEAFNIVGVLEGNDPKLKDEVIIIGAHYDHIGTAKADGDDTIANGANDNAAGTTTVLALTDYFTKAKTNKRTIIFTLYSAEEKGLLGSKDLSSRLKAAGIDLYTMISIEMVGVPMVGKDHSLYASGYEKSNFAEKFNQYAGEKVIGFLPKAKEFNLFKRSDNYPFFLDFNIPAHTISSFDFTNYDHYHGVGDEADKMDIDFMEGLIKKLIPGITGMANSPNKEIKMN from the coding sequence ATGAAAAATATCTTAGTATTAGTAGGAGCCCTTGTCTTAGTGGGCTGTGGGTCACCCGCTCCTTTAGTAGGTGTAAAAGGTGAAAACGTGAGTACTGCACCAGCGAGCCAAGTAACGATGGTGATGCCAGACATCAAAAAAATGAAGTCTGTAAAAAGCACGATGGAGTTTCTAGCTTCAGATGAGCTTCAAGGTCGTGATACGGGAAGCAAAGGAATTGAGATGGCTGCGCAGTTTATAGAAGCGCGCTTTAAAGATGCTGGAATAAAACCTTATTTTGAGAATTATCGTGATCCATTTGACGCAAATGGTGTTGAGGCATTTAATATTGTAGGCGTGCTGGAAGGAAATGATCCTAAGCTCAAAGATGAGGTAATTATCATAGGCGCACATTATGATCATATTGGTACCGCAAAAGCTGATGGTGATGATACCATAGCAAATGGAGCAAATGACAATGCTGCTGGAACAACTACAGTACTTGCACTTACAGATTATTTTACTAAAGCAAAGACTAATAAACGTACTATTATATTTACACTATACTCTGCCGAAGAAAAAGGACTTTTAGGGTCAAAAGATTTGTCTAGTAGACTTAAGGCTGCTGGTATTGATCTTTATACGATGATAAGTATTGAGATGGTAGGAGTGCCTATGGTAGGTAAAGATCACTCGTTATATGCTTCAGGATATGAGAAATCTAACTTTGCAGAAAAGTTTAATCAATATGCAGGTGAAAAGGTTATTGGTTTTCTTCCAAAGGCAAAAGAATTTAATCTTTTCAAGCGTAGTGATAACTATCCTTTCTTTTTAGATTTTAATATTCCTGCACATACTATTTCTTCGTTTGATTTTACAAATTATGATCACTATCATGGCGTAGGTGATGAAGCAGATAAAATGGATATCGACTTTATGGAAGGACTTATTAAAAAGTTAATCCCAGGGATCACGGGAATGGCAAATAGTCCTAACAAAGAGATTAAAATGAACTAA
- a CDS encoding cytidine deaminase: MKKIKIESFLDVYPSKDALPEAISSLMDAAFEAREKAYAPYSDFLVGAALLLDNGVVVTGNNQENACYPGGLCAERTAIFYASSQYPDAVMVSMAITARAKDKETTVPIPPCGICRQAIAEYEIKQKSPISLYFMGERGEVLKSDSLENILPLLFTAKYL; the protein is encoded by the coding sequence ATGAAAAAAATAAAAATTGAATCGTTTCTAGATGTGTACCCTTCAAAAGATGCACTTCCAGAAGCGATTTCATCATTAATGGATGCTGCCTTTGAAGCAAGAGAAAAGGCATATGCACCATATTCAGACTTTTTAGTAGGAGCTGCATTGCTTCTAGATAATGGAGTCGTAGTTACTGGTAATAATCAAGAGAACGCCTGCTATCCTGGCGGTTTGTGTGCTGAGCGTACAGCTATTTTTTATGCATCTTCACAATATCCTGATGCTGTAATGGTGTCAATGGCAATAACCGCGAGAGCAAAGGATAAGGAAACCACGGTGCCTATTCCGCCATGTGGTATCTGTAGGCAAGCAATTGCAGAGTACGAAATAAAGCAGAAGTCGCCTATATCACTCTATTTTATGGGTGAGCGGGGAGAGGTTTTAAAGAGTGATTCTTTAGAAAATATACTTCCCCTATTGTTTACTGCAAAATATCTATAG